A portion of the Rhodopseudomonas sp. BAL398 genome contains these proteins:
- a CDS encoding LptA/OstA family protein, protein MFADDCNHPNRRLLGIACAILVAAAGCGAAAAQSAMQGVPNAMQGFSQNRGQPIQIESETLEVRDKKREATFSGDVKVVQGDTTMTSKSLVVFYDQDPAKAPAKSKGKDQVPMAAATPGPGGSSSIRRLEAKGNVVVTQKDQVVTGDSAVFDTKTNLVTMLGKVVLTQGKNVVRGDRLVVDMTTGVSRVESDSGRVQGLFQSSGQGGPGPFGPQGSKSKSSQ, encoded by the coding sequence ATGTTCGCTGACGATTGCAACCACCCGAACCGCCGACTTCTGGGTATCGCCTGCGCGATCCTGGTTGCGGCTGCCGGCTGCGGCGCGGCTGCGGCGCAGAGCGCGATGCAGGGCGTCCCCAATGCGATGCAGGGGTTTTCGCAGAACCGCGGCCAGCCGATCCAGATCGAGTCGGAGACGCTCGAAGTGCGCGACAAGAAGCGCGAGGCGACCTTCTCCGGCGACGTCAAGGTGGTGCAGGGCGACACCACCATGACCTCCAAATCGCTGGTGGTGTTCTACGATCAGGACCCGGCGAAGGCTCCCGCGAAATCAAAGGGCAAGGACCAAGTGCCGATGGCCGCGGCGACCCCCGGGCCGGGTGGCAGTTCCTCGATCCGGCGCCTGGAGGCCAAGGGCAATGTCGTGGTGACGCAGAAGGATCAGGTGGTGACCGGGGATTCCGCCGTGTTCGACACCAAAACCAATCTGGTCACGATGCTCGGCAAGGTGGTCCTGACCCAGGGCAAGAATGTGGTACGCGGTGACCGCCTGGTAGTCGATATGACGACGGGTGTGTCGCGCGTGGAATCCGACAGCGGCCGGGTGCAGGGTCTGTTCCAGTCGTCTGGTCAGGGCGGGCCGGGACCGTTCGGCCCACAGGGCAGCAAATCCAAATCATCGCAATAG
- the lptB gene encoding LPS export ABC transporter ATP-binding protein, protein MVDLLGIFRRRTAKRSEFARAQIDLDLTALGGDVGDLLTTPVRDAPPVARAAAPLASTSPPPTSRPAAASQRPAAAPPRQPQRRPRPADAGPQLIGRAGYLAVHAIEKSFGNRKIVRGVSIYLRRGEAVGLLGPNGAGKTTVFYMITGLIKADRGAIELDGHDVTKLPMYQRARLGIGYLPQEASIFRGLTVEQNIMAVLEGVEPDRRKREAELDNLLKEFNIERLRKSPSIALSGGERRRVEIARALASRPNYMLLDEPFAGIDPIAVGDIQDLVRHLTNRGIGVLITDHNVRETLGLTDRAYIVYAGEILTEGNPEEIVNNPDVRRLYLGEEFRL, encoded by the coding sequence ATGGTGGACCTACTCGGCATATTCCGGCGGCGAACTGCGAAGCGTTCCGAATTCGCCCGCGCGCAGATCGATCTCGATCTGACGGCGCTCGGCGGCGATGTCGGCGATCTGCTGACGACCCCGGTGCGCGACGCGCCGCCGGTCGCCCGCGCCGCAGCGCCGCTCGCTTCGACCTCGCCCCCTCCAACGTCGAGGCCTGCGGCAGCAAGCCAGAGGCCGGCGGCTGCGCCGCCAAGGCAGCCGCAGCGACGTCCGCGCCCGGCTGATGCCGGCCCGCAGCTGATCGGTCGTGCCGGCTATCTTGCGGTCCATGCCATCGAAAAAAGTTTCGGCAATCGCAAAATCGTCCGCGGCGTCAGTATCTATCTGCGCCGCGGCGAGGCCGTGGGCCTGCTCGGGCCCAATGGCGCCGGCAAGACCACGGTGTTCTACATGATCACCGGCTTGATCAAGGCCGACCGCGGCGCCATCGAGCTCGATGGGCACGACGTCACCAAACTGCCGATGTATCAGCGCGCGCGGCTTGGGATCGGCTATTTGCCGCAGGAAGCCTCGATCTTTCGCGGCCTGACCGTCGAACAGAACATCATGGCGGTGCTCGAGGGGGTGGAGCCGGATCGCCGCAAGCGCGAGGCGGAGCTCGATAATCTGCTCAAGGAGTTCAATATCGAACGGTTGCGCAAGTCGCCCTCGATCGCGCTGTCGGGCGGCGAGCGCCGTCGCGTCGAAATCGCCCGCGCGCTGGCGAGTCGTCCCAACTACATGCTGCTGGACGAACCCTTCGCCGGCATCGATCCGATTGCGGTCGGCGACATCCAGGATCTGGTTCGGCATCTGACCAATCGCGGCATCGGCGTGCTGATCACCGACCATAACGTGCGAGAGACGCTGGGCCTGACCGACCGCGCCTATATCGTCTATGCGGGCGAAATTCTGACCGAGGGCAACCCGGAGGAGATCGTCAACAATCCCGACGTGCGTCGGCTTTACCTCGGTGAGGAATTTCGCCTCTGA
- a CDS encoding branched-chain amino acid ABC transporter permease: MPSWPVLISQAFNGLALGTLLALVSSGLTIILGTLGVLNFAHGALFAVGAYAAFVLLQYTPSFALAVLLGCGFMLVLGFLLERVIIRYFYDRPHEDQILVTYGIGIVLVESIRAAFGGNAQRVPVPSWGQGATQLGFLIYPTYRLQLIAIIAGLLLGLYLVLYRTSMGLVVRAGIENPVMVGILGINVRRAFLLVFAIGVVAVGLAGMLYAPVVAVTPDMGANFMAQSFVVIVLGGLGSFPGAIVGGLIAGEIISLTSAFNSSYSEVMLYALMALLLVLRPQGLFGAEGRS; the protein is encoded by the coding sequence ATGCCAAGCTGGCCCGTTCTCATTTCGCAGGCCTTCAACGGCTTGGCACTCGGCACGTTGCTGGCGCTCGTCAGCAGCGGGCTGACGATCATCCTCGGCACCCTCGGCGTGCTCAACTTCGCCCACGGCGCGCTGTTCGCCGTGGGGGCCTACGCGGCCTTTGTGCTGCTGCAATATACGCCGTCATTCGCGCTGGCGGTGCTGCTCGGCTGCGGCTTCATGCTGGTGCTCGGCTTCCTGCTCGAGCGCGTCATCATCCGCTATTTCTACGATCGCCCGCATGAGGACCAGATCCTGGTGACCTACGGCATCGGCATCGTGCTGGTGGAAAGCATCCGCGCCGCCTTCGGGGGCAATGCGCAGCGCGTGCCCGTTCCGTCCTGGGGGCAGGGCGCCACCCAGCTCGGCTTTTTGATCTATCCGACCTACCGGCTGCAGCTGATCGCGATCATCGCCGGCCTGCTTCTCGGCCTCTATCTCGTGTTGTACCGCACCTCGATGGGTCTGGTGGTTCGCGCCGGCATCGAGAACCCTGTCATGGTCGGCATCCTCGGCATCAATGTCCGTCGCGCCTTCCTGTTGGTTTTCGCCATCGGCGTCGTCGCCGTCGGTCTTGCCGGCATGCTCTATGCGCCGGTGGTGGCGGTGACGCCCGATATGGGCGCCAATTTCATGGCGCAATCCTTCGTGGTCATCGTGCTGGGCGGGCTCGGCTCGTTCCCCGGCGCGATTGTCGGGGGGCTGATCGCCGGCGAGATCATCAGTCTGACCAGCGCCTTCAACTCCTCCTATTCGGAGGTGATGCTGTACGCGCTGATGGCGTTGCTGCTGGTGCTGCGCCCGCAGGGCCTATTCGGCGCGGAAGGCCGGTCATGA
- a CDS encoding ribonuclease D: MTIRLHRGDLPDLARYTDSVAIDTETMGLNPHRDRLCVVQLSNGDGSADVVQIPLGHTDAPNLKKLLGDPKILKIFHFARFDLAALYNGLGVMPAPVYCTKIASRLVRTYTDRHGLKDLVRELLGVDLSKQQQSSDWGAQGLSDAQLAYAASDVLHLHGLRERLDTMLAREDRTALAQACFGFLPSRAMLDLNGWNDQDIFAHS; the protein is encoded by the coding sequence ATGACCATCCGTCTGCATCGCGGCGATTTGCCGGATCTTGCCCGCTACACCGATTCGGTGGCGATCGACACCGAGACCATGGGTCTCAATCCGCATCGCGACCGGCTCTGCGTGGTGCAATTGTCCAATGGCGACGGCAGCGCCGACGTGGTGCAGATCCCGCTCGGACACACCGACGCGCCCAATCTGAAAAAGCTACTCGGCGATCCCAAGATTTTGAAGATCTTTCATTTCGCCCGGTTCGACTTGGCCGCGCTGTATAACGGCCTCGGCGTGATGCCGGCGCCGGTCTATTGCACCAAAATCGCGTCGCGGCTGGTGCGGACCTATACCGACCGTCACGGCCTGAAGGATCTGGTGCGCGAGCTGCTCGGGGTCGACCTGTCGAAGCAGCAGCAATCCAGCGATTGGGGCGCCCAGGGCCTGAGCGATGCCCAGCTGGCTTATGCAGCCTCCGATGTGCTGCATCTGCACGGCCTGCGCGAGCGGCTCGATACCATGCTGGCCCGCGAGGATCGGACCGCGCTGGCGCAGGCCTGTTTCGGCTTTCTGCCGTCGCGTGCCATGCTCGACCTCAATGGCTGGAACGACCAGGATATTTTCGCGCATTCGTGA
- a CDS encoding ATP-binding cassette domain-containing protein, which produces MRRARAYLPEVAVLVTLIAAPLLLKPLGFSTDLLTRVLNWGLIGLGFDILFGLTGLLSFGQAAFFGVGGFVSAYLLVSGTLGSVWLALLAGTAAAGLFGLLVGWFAVRRIGIYFTMITLAFGQMAYFMENSPLSAYTGGENGLPGVPVPTLGFGAGAISISAGLPMYVLFAVIFFLGYVLARRIVHSPVGTILLAIKENTGRVAMLGHNVPAYKLTAFVIAALYAGLAGGLLGSFQSYMPPDAFSLETSGQLVVQTIVGGAGTLIGPLVGAAVWLWLRDNLQLIPGLATLWKLVLGIAFIVLVIGLRRGICGEIAHWWNERRNLAALRAAEARTEAIEEHNTDAAPVAVAEVMDITLPLAEPATGDGEIALEARALARHFGGLKAVDGISFKVYRGSIHAVIGPNGAGKSTLFKMLLDEVRPTSGEVLLFGEKVTGAGASRAAQLGIAKSNQLNQLFPNMSVRKNLRMGALARQRGPLRFDLWRRADSLPEVEAQIESILALLNLVERADTPAHILAYGEKRRLEIGMALATSPNVLLLDEPLAGMSPAERAATCAFIRDIARVRTVVIVEHDLDAIFGLAERITVLYEGRLLADGTADEIRRNPAVQDAYLGGLHANEPA; this is translated from the coding sequence ATGAGGCGCGCGCGGGCCTATCTTCCGGAAGTCGCCGTTCTGGTCACGCTGATCGCGGCGCCGCTGCTGCTCAAGCCGCTCGGCTTCTCCACCGACCTCCTGACGCGGGTGCTGAACTGGGGCCTGATCGGCCTTGGCTTCGATATCTTGTTTGGCCTGACCGGGCTGCTGTCATTTGGGCAGGCGGCGTTTTTCGGCGTCGGCGGTTTCGTATCGGCCTATCTGCTGGTGTCGGGCACGCTCGGCAGCGTCTGGCTAGCGTTGCTGGCGGGCACCGCCGCCGCGGGCCTGTTCGGCCTGCTGGTCGGCTGGTTCGCGGTCCGCCGCATCGGCATCTATTTCACCATGATCACCCTGGCCTTCGGCCAGATGGCGTATTTCATGGAGAACTCGCCGCTGTCGGCCTATACCGGCGGCGAAAACGGCCTTCCCGGCGTGCCCGTGCCGACGCTGGGCTTCGGCGCCGGCGCGATCAGCATCAGCGCCGGGCTGCCGATGTATGTGCTGTTCGCGGTGATTTTCTTCCTCGGCTATGTGCTGGCGCGGCGGATCGTGCATTCGCCGGTCGGCACCATCCTGCTGGCGATCAAGGAGAACACCGGTCGGGTGGCGATGCTCGGCCACAATGTGCCGGCCTACAAGCTGACGGCCTTCGTGATCGCGGCACTTTACGCCGGCCTTGCCGGCGGTCTGCTCGGCTCGTTTCAGAGCTACATGCCGCCCGATGCGTTCTCGCTGGAGACCTCCGGCCAATTGGTGGTTCAGACCATCGTCGGCGGCGCCGGCACGCTGATCGGGCCGTTGGTCGGCGCTGCGGTCTGGCTCTGGCTGCGCGACAATCTGCAGCTAATTCCGGGCCTCGCCACGCTGTGGAAGCTGGTGCTCGGCATCGCCTTCATCGTGCTGGTGATCGGGCTGCGCCGCGGCATCTGCGGCGAGATCGCGCATTGGTGGAACGAACGGCGCAATCTTGCCGCGCTGCGCGCCGCCGAGGCCAGAACCGAGGCGATCGAGGAACACAACACCGATGCGGCGCCCGTCGCCGTGGCGGAGGTCATGGATATCACCCTGCCGCTGGCCGAGCCCGCGACCGGCGACGGCGAGATCGCCCTGGAGGCGCGCGCGCTGGCGCGGCACTTCGGCGGCCTCAAGGCGGTCGATGGCATCTCGTTCAAAGTATACCGCGGCTCGATTCACGCGGTGATCGGCCCCAATGGCGCGGGCAAGAGCACGCTGTTCAAGATGCTGCTCGACGAGGTCCGCCCGACCTCCGGCGAGGTGCTGCTGTTCGGCGAGAAGGTCACCGGCGCCGGCGCCAGCCGGGCCGCGCAGCTCGGCATCGCCAAGAGCAACCAGCTCAATCAGCTGTTTCCCAACATGTCGGTGCGCAAGAATCTTCGAATGGGCGCGCTCGCCCGCCAGCGCGGTCCGTTGCGCTTCGATCTATGGCGGCGCGCCGACAGCCTGCCGGAGGTGGAAGCCCAGATCGAGTCGATCCTGGCGTTGCTCAATCTGGTCGAGCGTGCCGATACGCCCGCGCATATTCTGGCTTACGGCGAAAAGCGCAGGCTCGAGATCGGCATGGCGCTGGCGACCAGTCCCAACGTGCTGCTGCTCGACGAGCCGCTGGCCGGCATGAGCCCGGCGGAGCGCGCCGCCACCTGCGCGTTCATTCGCGACATCGCCCGGGTCCGCACCGTTGTGATCGTCGAGCACGATCTCGACGCCATCTTCGGCCTCGCCGAACGGATCACCGTTCTGTATGAGGGCCGGCTGCTCGCGGACGGCACCGCCGACGAGATCCGGCGCAACCCGGCGGTCCAGGATGCCTATCTCGGAGGGCTGCACGCCAATGAGCCTGCTTGA
- a CDS encoding ABC transporter ATP-binding protein, protein MSLLEVDRINTLYGDSHVLFDLSIRVEQGEVVALFGRNGAGKTTTLRSIMGVLAPRSGAIRLDGKPIGGLPPSAIAAMGLQLVPEERAIFGGLTVEENLRIAALTAPNAWTFERIYQVFPRLKERRKSAGRSLSGGEQQMLAIARALIRDARIILLDEPFEGLAPLIVRDLVEVARSLAAEGRTMIVVEQNVAAALSFANRVYGLNNGHVVFEGTPAELSTNPELARDFLGVAS, encoded by the coding sequence ATGAGCCTGCTTGAAGTCGACCGCATCAATACGCTGTATGGCGATTCCCACGTTCTGTTCGACCTCTCGATCCGGGTCGAGCAGGGCGAGGTGGTCGCTTTGTTCGGCCGCAACGGCGCCGGCAAGACGACGACGCTGCGCTCGATCATGGGCGTGCTGGCGCCGCGTAGCGGCGCGATCCGGCTGGACGGCAAGCCGATCGGCGGATTGCCGCCGTCGGCTATCGCCGCAATGGGGCTGCAACTGGTCCCCGAGGAGCGCGCCATTTTCGGCGGCCTCACGGTCGAGGAAAATTTGCGCATCGCCGCGTTGACCGCGCCCAACGCTTGGACCTTCGAGCGTATCTACCAGGTGTTTCCGCGGCTCAAGGAGCGGCGCAAATCGGCCGGACGGTCGCTGTCCGGCGGCGAGCAGCAGATGCTGGCGATCGCCCGCGCGCTGATCCGCGACGCCCGCATCATCCTGCTCGACGAACCCTTTGAAGGCCTGGCGCCCTTGATCGTGCGCGACCTGGTCGAGGTCGCCCGCAGTCTCGCCGCCGAGGGCCGCACCATGATCGTGGTCGAGCAGAATGTCGCTGCCGCGCTCTCCTTCGCCAACCGGGTCTATGGTCTCAATAACGGCCATGTGGTGTTTGAGGGGACCCCGGCGGAACTCTCCACGAACCCGGAGCTGGCGCGGGATTTTCTCGGAGTCGCATCCTGA
- the lptC gene encoding LPS export ABC transporter periplasmic protein LptC, with the protein MPSYQAGMDARFAVAARHSRLVRMLRIAVPLAVVLAMAVIVAISIFNPFRYLAKLPIDMGDLVVSGTKITMESPHLSGFTPDGRPYELWARTATQDLTNPDRVALQTLRAKVMTEDQTTITMDARDGLFDTKAQLLNLQKDVYLRTSTGNEAWMTQADVDMGKGTVSSDRPVDVKWVGGKLRGQRLRITGKGEVIRFEGGVVVNLENANPAPAASESPASGSAEPDDAPGKASASAPAGSRAKPR; encoded by the coding sequence ATGCCCTCCTATCAGGCCGGAATGGATGCGCGCTTTGCGGTCGCTGCGCGCCACAGCCGGCTTGTGCGCATGCTGCGCATCGCGGTGCCGCTGGCGGTGGTTCTGGCCATGGCCGTGATCGTCGCAATTTCGATCTTCAACCCGTTCCGATATCTGGCCAAATTGCCGATCGACATGGGTGACCTGGTGGTGTCGGGCACCAAGATCACGATGGAATCTCCGCATCTGTCGGGCTTTACGCCGGACGGCCGGCCTTATGAATTGTGGGCCAGAACCGCGACCCAGGATCTCACCAACCCCGACCGCGTCGCGTTGCAGACGCTACGGGCGAAGGTGATGACGGAGGATCAGACCACCATCACCATGGATGCGCGCGACGGCCTGTTCGACACCAAGGCGCAGTTGCTCAATCTGCAGAAGGATGTCTATCTGCGCACCTCGACCGGCAACGAGGCTTGGATGACCCAGGCTGATGTCGATATGGGCAAAGGCACGGTGTCGTCGGACCGCCCCGTCGACGTTAAATGGGTGGGCGGCAAGCTGCGCGGCCAGCGGCTTCGAATTACCGGCAAAGGCGAGGTGATCAGGTTCGAGGGCGGGGTCGTCGTCAATCTGGAGAATGCCAACCCGGCGCCGGCCGCTTCCGAATCCCCGGCCAGCGGTTCCGCGGAGCCGGACGACGCGCCCGGCAAGGCGAGCGCATCCGCGCCGGCTGGCTCTCGCGCCAAACCCAGATAG
- the rpoN gene encoding RNA polymerase factor sigma-54 — protein sequence MALTQRLEFRQSQSLVMTPQLMQAIKLLQLSNLDLAAFVEDELEKNPLLDRANENGEPPVAGEATPERAEFSDRDDFDAGAGEGSGDRSDFSDQGSADAFEPGTEDWMHRDLGSRSEIEQTLDTGMENVFPEEPAEAAARSAQDAAPTAYTEWGGGASNDEGYNLEAFVAAETTLGDHLAEQLAVAFTSPVQRMIGKYLIDLVDDAGYLPADIGDAAERLGTSPEEVEAVVAVLQKFDPPGVCARSLSECLAIQLRDRDRYDPAMQALVEHLDLLAKRDIGNLRKICGVDDEDLSDMIGEIRHLDPKPGLKFGSTRVQTVVPDVYVRPAQDGGWLVELNSDTLPKVLVNQVYYSELSKTIRKDGDKTYFTDCLQNATWLVRALDQRARTILKVATEIVRQQDGFFTQGVSHLRPLNLKAVADAIQMHESTVSRVTANKYMATNRGTFELKYFFTASIASADGGEAHSAEAVRHQIRQLIENENPATILSDDTIVERLREAGIDIARRTVAKYREAMRIPSSVQRRRDKQSMLGNALTAPAAAQDRSRDTAPA from the coding sequence ATGGCACTGACTCAACGACTCGAATTCCGCCAGTCGCAGTCGCTGGTGATGACGCCGCAGCTGATGCAGGCGATTAAGCTGCTGCAGTTGTCGAATCTCGACCTTGCGGCGTTCGTCGAGGACGAGCTCGAAAAAAACCCGCTGCTGGACCGCGCCAATGAGAATGGTGAGCCGCCGGTTGCCGGTGAGGCGACCCCGGAACGCGCCGAATTTTCCGACCGCGACGACTTTGACGCGGGGGCCGGCGAGGGAAGCGGCGATCGCTCGGATTTCTCCGACCAGGGCAGCGCCGACGCTTTCGAGCCCGGCACCGAGGACTGGATGCATCGTGACCTCGGCAGCCGCAGCGAGATCGAGCAGACGCTCGATACCGGAATGGAAAACGTGTTTCCGGAGGAGCCGGCGGAGGCTGCGGCGCGCAGCGCGCAGGATGCGGCCCCGACCGCCTATACCGAATGGGGCGGCGGCGCCTCCAATGACGAGGGTTACAATCTCGAGGCCTTCGTCGCCGCCGAGACCACGCTGGGCGACCATCTGGCCGAGCAGCTGGCGGTGGCCTTCACCTCGCCGGTGCAGCGCATGATCGGCAAATATCTGATCGATCTGGTCGACGACGCCGGCTATCTGCCGGCCGACATCGGCGACGCCGCCGAGCGGCTTGGCACCTCGCCCGAAGAGGTCGAAGCGGTGGTTGCGGTGTTGCAGAAATTCGATCCGCCGGGGGTTTGCGCGCGATCCTTGAGCGAGTGCCTGGCGATCCAGCTGCGCGACCGCGACCGCTACGATCCGGCGATGCAGGCCCTGGTTGAGCACCTCGATCTGCTGGCCAAGCGCGACATCGGCAATCTGCGCAAGATCTGCGGTGTCGATGACGAGGACCTGTCCGACATGATCGGCGAAATCCGCCATCTGGATCCGAAGCCGGGCCTGAAATTCGGCTCGACCCGGGTGCAGACCGTGGTGCCGGATGTCTATGTCCGGCCCGCGCAGGATGGCGGCTGGCTGGTCGAACTGAACAGCGACACCCTGCCCAAAGTCCTGGTCAATCAGGTGTATTATTCCGAATTGTCGAAGACGATCCGCAAGGACGGCGACAAGACCTATTTCACCGACTGTCTGCAGAACGCGACCTGGCTGGTGCGCGCGCTGGATCAGCGGGCCCGCACCATTTTGAAAGTGGCCACCGAGATCGTGCGGCAGCAGGACGGCTTCTTCACCCAGGGCGTGTCGCATTTGCGGCCGCTCAATCTGAAAGCGGTCGCGGATGCGATCCAGATGCACGAATCGACGGTGTCGCGGGTCACGGCGAACAAATACATGGCGACCAACCGCGGCACCTTCGAGCTGAAATATTTCTTTACCGCATCGATCGCTTCCGCCGATGGCGGCGAGGCGCATTCGGCCGAGGCCGTCCGACACCAGATTAGGCAATTGATTGAAAACGAGAATCCGGCGACGATTCTGTCCGACGACACCATTGTCGAGCGGTTGCGCGAGGCCGGAATTGACATCGCGCGCCGAACCGTCGCCAAATATCGCGAGGCGATGCGGATTCCCTCATCGGTGCAACGTCGCCGCGACAAGCAAAGCATGCTCGGCAATGCCCTGACGGCGCCTGCCGCGGCGCAAGACCGATCCCGCGACACCGCTCCGGCTTGA